In Bacteroidia bacterium, one genomic interval encodes:
- a CDS encoding L-threonylcarbamoyladenylate synthase, translated as MLIEINENNIDDRKVKKVIECLNEDGIIIIPTDTVYALACSIYSLPAIEKVSRFKGVKPEKANLSFLCNDLKNIAEYTKPFDRSVYKLLNRSLPGPFTFILEASTKVPGIFRARKKNIGIRIPDQKVTLAIIQQLGHPLMSASLHAVNDPITDYLTDPDEIYERFSEMVDMIVDCGAGGNVPSTIVDCTSDEITVVREGKGVLT; from the coding sequence ATGTTGATAGAGATTAACGAGAATAATATTGATGACAGAAAAGTCAAGAAAGTTATTGAATGTCTGAATGAAGATGGCATTATTATTATTCCAACCGATACCGTTTATGCTTTGGCTTGCAGCATTTACAGCTTGCCAGCCATAGAGAAAGTAAGTCGTTTTAAAGGTGTAAAACCTGAAAAAGCTAACCTTTCTTTTCTGTGTAATGATTTAAAAAACATTGCAGAATATACCAAACCTTTTGACCGTAGTGTATATAAGTTGTTGAATCGTTCGCTGCCAGGGCCTTTTACATTTATTCTTGAAGCATCAACCAAAGTGCCCGGTATATTCAGAGCAAGAAAAAAGAATATTGGTATTCGAATTCCTGATCAAAAGGTAACTTTAGCCATCATTCAGCAATTGGGGCATCCCTTAATGTCGGCCTCCTTGCATGCTGTCAATGATCCGATTACAGATTACTTAACCGATCCTGATGAAATTTATGAAAGGTTCAGTGAAATGGTTGATATGATTGTGGATTGTGGAGCAGGAGGTAATGTGCCAAGTACAATTGTTGATTGCACATCAGACGAAATTACTGTTGTGCGCGAAGGTAAGGGGGTGTTAACTTAA
- a CDS encoding GNAT family N-acetyltransferase translates to MAEIVLRNLQIDDAEIFALHANNSAIANNMTNQFPFPYTKEHALEFIRRVNSLKPAQIFAIDFEGEAIGAIGLHPQNDIFLKNAELGYWLAEKYWGRGFVSVAINKIVEYGFGNFEIDRIFARPFGSNRSSQRVLEKTGFVLEARLEKIIYKNNRYEDELIYAIRKR, encoded by the coding sequence ATGGCAGAAATTGTATTGCGTAATTTACAAATTGACGATGCAGAAATATTTGCTTTGCATGCCAATAACAGTGCAATTGCAAATAATATGACCAATCAGTTTCCTTTTCCTTATACAAAAGAACATGCATTGGAATTTATCAGAAGGGTTAACAGTTTAAAACCGGCACAGATATTTGCAATTGATTTTGAAGGTGAGGCAATAGGTGCTATTGGACTTCATCCGCAGAATGATATTTTTTTAAAAAATGCAGAGCTTGGGTATTGGCTTGCAGAAAAATATTGGGGCCGAGGATTTGTTTCCGTGGCTATTAATAAAATAGTGGAATATGGTTTTGGCAATTTTGAAATAGATAGAATTTTTGCACGCCCTTTTGGCAGCAATAGGTCATCGCAGCGAGTTTTAGAAAAAACAGGTTTTGTCTTGGAGGCTCGCCTTGAAAAAATTATCTATAAAAACAACCGCTATGAAGATGAGTTGATTTATGCTATCAGGAAAAGGTAA
- the tsaD gene encoding tRNA (adenosine(37)-N6)-threonylcarbamoyltransferase complex transferase subunit TsaD produces MTETNKKDIVILGIESSCDETSAAVSRNLHIMSNVIANQTVHQKYGGVVPELASRAHQSNIVPVVNQALQEADINLKDIDAIAFTRGPGLIGSLMVGVSFAKAIGAALNKPLIEVNHMKAHVLANFLSLEGQEGRTPSFPFLCLTVSGGHTQIVRVTSPHQMEILGQTLDDAAGEAFDKIAKVFELPYPGGPLIDKYAQHGNPKAFHFPVANLPGLNYSFSGLKTSVLYFLKKQLVQNPTFVTTNRDDLCASVQYTIVKTLMLKLKKAAIETGISNIAIAGGVSANSGLRKAITEEAVKSNWQVHIPPLSLCTDNGGMICLAAYFKYLAADFSTLSVAPSARFVF; encoded by the coding sequence GTGACGGAAACGAATAAAAAAGACATAGTAATACTTGGCATTGAATCATCATGTGATGAAACCTCTGCTGCTGTTAGTCGCAATTTGCATATTATGTCAAACGTTATTGCCAACCAAACAGTACATCAGAAATATGGTGGAGTGGTTCCCGAATTAGCCAGCAGGGCACATCAGTCAAACATTGTTCCCGTTGTGAATCAGGCTTTGCAAGAAGCGGACATTAACCTTAAAGATATTGATGCAATTGCATTTACCCGTGGACCCGGACTTATTGGCTCACTAATGGTAGGTGTTTCTTTTGCCAAGGCTATAGGTGCTGCATTAAACAAGCCACTAATAGAAGTCAACCACATGAAAGCACACGTACTTGCTAATTTTTTAAGTTTAGAAGGACAGGAGGGCAGAACTCCATCATTTCCATTTTTATGTCTCACAGTTTCCGGAGGCCACACACAAATTGTCAGAGTAACTTCACCTCATCAAATGGAAATACTTGGGCAGACACTTGATGACGCTGCCGGTGAGGCTTTTGATAAAATTGCCAAAGTATTTGAATTACCATATCCCGGTGGGCCGCTTATTGATAAATATGCACAGCATGGCAACCCAAAAGCATTTCATTTTCCGGTAGCAAACCTACCCGGACTTAATTATTCCTTTAGCGGATTAAAAACTTCTGTTCTATATTTTTTAAAGAAACAACTTGTTCAGAACCCCACTTTCGTTACTACAAACAGAGATGATTTATGTGCCTCCGTACAATATACCATTGTAAAAACACTGATGCTTAAATTAAAGAAGGCAGCAATTGAAACAGGCATCAGCAATATTGCCATTGCAGGCGGTGTTTCGGCAAACAGCGGACTACGAAAAGCCATTACCGAAGAAGCAGTTAAGAGTAACTGGCAAGTGCATATTCCACCTCTTTCGCTTTGTACCGACAATGGTGGCATGATATGCCTTGCGGCATACTTCAAATATCTTGCGGCAGATTTTTCAACACTTTCTGTGGCTCCAAGTGCCCGTTTCGTGTTCTGA
- the dapB gene encoding 4-hydroxy-tetrahydrodipicolinate reductase: MKIALLGYGKMGKEIEAVADENKHTVVLKINTANFNQLNKESIQNADAAIEFSRPETAVANAKLCIDANVPVIIGTTGWYEHKAELEHYCIQNNGTVIYASNFSTGVNIFFIINEILSRLISPMKYDAWIEEVHHIHKKDIPSGTAITLANDILKHNKQYSGWTINDEEGKLPIYAQRIDEVTGFHAVSFRNEVDTIEITHNAFSRKGFAIGAIKAAEMALTKKGFYEYKNLLIEKT; this comes from the coding sequence ATGAAAATTGCATTGTTGGGATATGGTAAAATGGGCAAAGAAATCGAAGCTGTTGCTGATGAGAATAAACATACTGTCGTTTTAAAAATCAACACTGCAAATTTTAATCAACTGAATAAAGAGTCTATACAAAATGCTGATGCTGCCATAGAATTTTCAAGACCGGAAACTGCTGTGGCCAATGCTAAATTGTGTATTGATGCAAATGTTCCTGTAATTATTGGTACCACTGGTTGGTATGAACACAAAGCAGAATTAGAGCACTATTGTATTCAAAATAATGGAACGGTTATTTATGCTTCTAACTTCAGCACCGGTGTAAACATTTTTTTTATCATCAACGAAATACTTTCTCGACTTATATCTCCTATGAAATATGATGCATGGATTGAAGAAGTGCATCACATTCATAAAAAAGATATTCCAAGTGGAACTGCTATTACTCTGGCAAATGATATTCTGAAGCACAACAAACAATATTCAGGATGGACCATTAATGATGAAGAAGGTAAACTTCCCATTTACGCACAACGCATTGACGAAGTAACAGGTTTTCATGCTGTTTCTTTCCGTAATGAAGTTGACACTATTGAAATTACTCACAATGCTTTCAGCAGAAAAGGATTTGCAATTGGTGCAATAAAAGCTGCAGAAATGGCTTTGACAAAAAAAGGGTTTTATGAGTACAAGAATCTCTTAATAGAAAAAACCTGA
- a CDS encoding PKD domain-containing protein translates to MKKFVYYLIILLLPVTAWSQCMMTPVSLQDRINNATVVVEATAIQQNSYWNNSSDFIYTSTTLSVSAVYKGAVQGSQIALITEGGTVGNIMIKTEPSLAIKPGQSGIFFLIPHSQPSGSKLSGIFEGYALSQSFILFDETSNTATGSFENYSDINALRNQIINNTGGVQRISSTAPQPTPPSVNKIMIPPTIASIVPATTTAGTFSTITINGNNFGAAYVNGTSNVEFPDANTGGASYISAPQNHVVSWTNTQIQVWVPSQGGSGLIRVTNNLGETTTSAISLTINYNESNVVSGGNYYQPDLINNNGTGGYTFRYNTTFNGNAAAVAAFERALQTWRCGTFVNFNRSGTTATTCQALDGTNLVTFDGSCALPAGVLGISYSYYSACATGVWYLNENDLKFRTNGTGGINWNYGPAATGGGNFDFESVCLHELGHSHQLGHTIVPVTVMNYAIGPNTDRRTLTPVSETAGGNDIMSRSVVTNACGPTAMVALTAGSCAINAPIAEFNGTPLTGCNSLNVTFTDASLNTPTSWSWSFPGGVPNTFSGQNPPVIFYAAPGNYAVTLTVSNAFGSNTLTKTNYVQVATCPPPTVDFAGNPTTVCEGSTVQFADLSTNTPTSWSWTFPGGTPGTSTAQNPVITYATGGVYNVTLTATNAYGSNTLTKTNYITVNNCPAPPAANFSASPTTLCSGGTVNFTDLSTNSPTSWSWTFAGGTPLSSVAQNPVVTYNTPGTYTVTLTATNSGGSNTKTVTAYITVNLCSAPVASFSGFPTTICEGQAVTFVDQSTNSPSSWAWTFTGGAPAASALQNPVVSYATAGTYNVSLTATNAFGNNSFTRTNYINVVTCPSPGTGLIVNDGSLIFVQPTAMMHVEGGVINQDNLINIGTWDNSGQVRIQGDWTNNSSGNAFINSSPGEVELFGANQTIRGTTPTFFFTLNLTGTGIKTQNIDATVQGLLKLNDRELATQGNVMHVTNTSPVAITRTGGLNSTPVQGFVSSTGNGKLWRNTNTTSVYLFPVGSSIPPARFRPVEIKPLSASPNTFAVRMVNNDPNTDGYNRAVREPTLGAVNAGWYQKINRVSGSSLAEFSLYADDAQDAIASWPLLKLCQWGQAAPPVWWKDIGGAVTPGASPVLGSVLRTNWNNFSNTENFNIAPESNPLPVELLSFTGECKNNTVNLHWITASEINNHYFELEQSADGNNFVSIGRVQGNGTTIKQNFYSFTIDQNTERAFFRLKQYDFDGRANILPAILVSCNTENPATVNINLMPNPAKDVFVSDIYLPEKTQISMKVFNTIGQLVMEEQWTLDAGYHKQVTQVSTLAKDIYNIRYTAKSFNMVKQIAIVK, encoded by the coding sequence ATGAAAAAGTTTGTTTACTATCTAATAATATTACTATTACCGGTAACGGCATGGTCGCAGTGTATGATGACACCTGTTTCTTTACAAGACAGAATCAACAATGCCACTGTTGTTGTTGAAGCCACGGCCATACAGCAAAACAGTTACTGGAACAACAGCAGCGATTTTATATACACTTCCACTACACTATCTGTTTCTGCTGTATATAAAGGCGCTGTTCAAGGTAGTCAGATTGCTTTGATTACAGAAGGTGGTACTGTCGGAAACATCATGATTAAAACAGAACCATCATTAGCTATTAAACCGGGACAAAGCGGAATATTTTTTCTGATTCCTCACAGTCAGCCTTCAGGTAGTAAACTGTCAGGAATATTTGAAGGATATGCATTGAGTCAGAGTTTTATTTTGTTTGATGAAACAAGCAATACAGCAACAGGCTCGTTCGAAAATTACAGTGACATCAATGCCTTACGAAATCAGATTATCAATAATACTGGTGGCGTTCAACGAATTTCATCCACAGCACCACAACCAACACCCCCATCTGTAAATAAAATAATGATTCCGCCAACAATTGCTTCTATTGTACCCGCAACAACAACGGCAGGAACATTTTCAACAATTACAATTAACGGGAATAATTTTGGTGCTGCCTATGTAAACGGAACTTCAAACGTTGAATTTCCTGATGCCAATACAGGAGGGGCAAGTTATATTTCTGCGCCACAAAATCATGTTGTATCTTGGACAAACACACAAATACAGGTTTGGGTACCTTCACAAGGTGGAAGTGGGTTAATAAGAGTTACAAACAATCTTGGCGAGACTACAACTTCTGCAATTTCTTTAACCATTAACTACAATGAATCGAATGTTGTTAGCGGTGGAAATTATTATCAACCGGATTTAATTAACAACAACGGAACCGGAGGATATACTTTTCGTTACAACACAACATTTAATGGTAATGCTGCAGCTGTTGCTGCATTTGAACGTGCATTGCAAACATGGCGCTGTGGTACATTTGTAAACTTCAACCGTTCAGGAACTACTGCAACAACTTGTCAGGCTTTAGACGGAACCAACTTAGTGACTTTTGATGGTTCGTGTGCATTGCCTGCCGGTGTTCTTGGTATTTCTTACAGCTATTACAGTGCATGTGCAACAGGTGTGTGGTATCTAAATGAAAACGATTTAAAGTTTCGCACCAACGGGACAGGAGGAATAAACTGGAATTATGGTCCTGCTGCAACAGGTGGTGGTAACTTTGATTTTGAATCGGTTTGTTTGCATGAACTTGGTCACAGCCATCAGCTGGGACATACTATTGTTCCTGTAACAGTAATGAATTATGCCATTGGCCCTAATACTGACAGACGTACACTAACCCCCGTAAGTGAAACTGCCGGTGGTAATGATATTATGAGTCGTAGTGTAGTAACTAATGCCTGCGGTCCAACAGCTATGGTTGCACTCACTGCAGGTAGCTGTGCAATCAATGCACCTATTGCCGAATTTAATGGCACGCCACTTACAGGATGCAATTCACTAAATGTAACATTTACTGATGCTTCATTAAATACACCAACATCATGGTCGTGGTCTTTTCCCGGTGGCGTACCCAATACATTTTCTGGACAAAACCCTCCGGTAATTTTTTATGCCGCACCCGGCAATTACGCAGTTACGTTGACTGTCAGCAATGCTTTTGGAAGCAATACACTAACAAAAACCAATTATGTGCAGGTTGCAACCTGTCCACCACCAACAGTTGACTTTGCCGGAAACCCAACAACAGTGTGTGAAGGTAGTACTGTTCAGTTTGCTGATTTAAGCACCAATACACCTACAAGTTGGAGTTGGACTTTCCCCGGAGGAACACCCGGAACATCTACTGCACAAAATCCTGTGATTACCTATGCCACAGGAGGAGTTTATAATGTTACATTAACTGCAACAAATGCATACGGCAGCAACACATTAACTAAAACAAATTATATAACTGTAAATAACTGCCCGGCACCACCTGCTGCCAACTTTAGCGCATCGCCAACAACCTTATGTTCCGGAGGCACTGTAAACTTTACTGACCTTTCAACAAATTCACCTACATCATGGTCATGGACATTTGCAGGTGGCACACCGCTCTCATCTGTAGCACAAAACCCAGTTGTTACCTACAACACACCTGGAACATATACTGTTACTTTAACAGCAACAAACAGTGGTGGATCAAACACTAAAACAGTTACTGCATATATCACAGTAAATCTTTGCTCTGCTCCTGTTGCATCTTTTTCCGGATTCCCAACTACCATCTGTGAAGGTCAGGCCGTAACTTTTGTTGATCAGTCAACCAACTCACCATCTTCATGGGCATGGACTTTTACAGGTGGTGCACCGGCTGCATCTGCCTTACAAAATCCTGTTGTAAGTTATGCTACTGCAGGCACCTACAATGTTTCATTAACCGCAACAAATGCTTTTGGAAACAACTCCTTTACAAGAACAAATTATATCAATGTTGTTACATGTCCTTCTCCGGGAACGGGACTTATCGTCAATGACGGTTCTCTGATTTTTGTTCAACCTACAGCAATGATGCATGTTGAAGGTGGTGTCATCAATCAGGATAACCTGATTAACATTGGTACATGGGATAATTCAGGTCAGGTGCGCATACAAGGTGACTGGACAAACAATTCATCAGGAAATGCTTTCATTAACAGTAGCCCCGGTGAAGTGGAACTGTTTGGTGCAAACCAAACCATAAGAGGCACTACCCCTACATTCTTCTTTACTTTAAATCTTACCGGCACAGGTATTAAAACACAAAACATTGATGCAACGGTTCAGGGATTACTGAAGTTAAACGACAGGGAACTTGCCACACAAGGAAATGTGATGCATGTTACCAATACTTCACCTGTTGCTATTACACGCACAGGGGGGCTTAATTCAACTCCTGTTCAAGGTTTTGTGAGTAGCACAGGTAATGGTAAGTTGTGGCGAAACACCAACACCACTTCTGTGTATTTATTTCCTGTAGGTTCTTCAATTCCTCCGGCACGATTTCGCCCTGTAGAAATTAAACCCTTAAGTGCATCACCAAATACATTTGCCGTACGCATGGTTAATAATGACCCGAATACTGATGGTTATAACCGTGCTGTACGTGAGCCAACCTTAGGTGCAGTAAATGCAGGATGGTATCAAAAAATAAACAGAGTTTCCGGTAGTTCATTAGCTGAGTTTTCTCTTTATGCCGATGATGCCCAGGATGCAATTGCGTCATGGCCTTTACTAAAACTTTGTCAATGGGGACAGGCTGCCCCGCCTGTATGGTGGAAAGATATTGGCGGTGCTGTAACTCCGGGTGCTTCACCAGTGTTAGGTTCGGTGTTGCGTACCAATTGGAATAATTTCAGCAATACAGAAAATTTTAATATTGCACCGGAATCCAATCCTCTTCCTGTTGAACTACTCTCTTTTACCGGAGAATGTAAAAACAACACAGTTAACCTGCATTGGATAACTGCATCTGAAATAAACAATCATTATTTTGAGTTGGAACAATCCGCAGATGGAAACAACTTTGTTTCTATAGGTCGTGTTCAAGGTAATGGCACCACTATCAAACAGAATTTTTACTCGTTTACAATTGACCAAAATACTGAACGTGCATTTTTCCGATTGAAGCAATACGATTTTGATGGGAGAGCTAATATACTTCCTGCTATTTTAGTTTCATGTAACACAGAAAATCCTGCAACAGTAAACATAAACCTGATGCCAAATCCGGCAAAAGATGTTTTTGTTTCTGACATTTATCTACCTGAAAAAACACAAATAAGCATGAAAGTATTTAATACCATTGGGCAATTGGTTATGGAAGAACAATGGACACTTGATGCAGGTTATCATAAACAGGTAACACAGGTTTCTACTCTTGCTAAAGACATTTACAATATCCGCTATACGGCAAAATCGTTTAACATGGTGAAACAAATTGCTATTGTAAAATAA
- a CDS encoding ParB/RepB/Spo0J family partition protein: protein MSQKKSGLGKGLSALLDNSVSVNEFKEIGTVTPNAQITSLPVDRIEANPFQPRNEFKEEELLNLADSIRVHGLIQPITVRKLSADKYQIISGERRFRAAQLVGLTSVPVFIRLANDQSMLEMALVENIQRENLNAIEIAISYKRLIDECKLTQEDLGLRVGKDRTTVTNYLRLLKLPPQIQTALRDDKISMGHARAIISISDPVMQLKIFNEILENDLSVRSVEDIVRGSSKNEKKQPSISEKFIKGIEYKHIQKRLEDKFETKIEVKHRKNGSGQIMFTYFSTDDLNRLLDILDA from the coding sequence ATGTCACAAAAAAAATCGGGTCTTGGTAAAGGACTAAGTGCCTTGCTTGACAACAGCGTATCTGTAAATGAATTTAAAGAGATTGGCACAGTAACGCCTAATGCACAAATTACATCCCTTCCTGTTGACCGAATTGAAGCCAACCCATTTCAGCCACGTAATGAGTTTAAAGAAGAAGAATTATTAAACCTTGCAGACTCCATCAGAGTGCATGGACTGATTCAACCTATTACAGTAAGAAAACTTTCTGCCGATAAGTATCAGATAATTTCGGGTGAAAGAAGATTTCGTGCAGCACAATTAGTAGGCTTAACAAGTGTTCCTGTTTTTATTCGTCTTGCAAACGATCAGAGCATGCTTGAAATGGCATTGGTTGAAAACATTCAACGCGAAAATTTAAATGCAATTGAAATAGCCATCAGCTATAAAAGACTTATTGATGAATGTAAACTAACGCAGGAAGACCTTGGACTTCGTGTAGGTAAAGACCGCACAACGGTAACCAACTATCTTCGTTTGTTAAAGTTACCACCACAAATTCAAACTGCCCTTCGTGATGATAAAATAAGTATGGGACATGCACGTGCCATCATCAGCATTAGTGACCCTGTTATGCAGTTGAAAATCTTTAATGAAATTCTTGAGAATGATTTAAGTGTTCGCTCGGTTGAAGATATAGTACGCGGCTCATCAAAAAATGAGAAGAAACAACCAAGCATCAGCGAAAAATTTATTAAAGGAATAGAATACAAACATATTCAGAAACGTCTGGAAGATAAGTTTGAAACAAAGATAGAAGTGAAGCATCGCAAAAACGGTTCGGGACAAATAATGTTCACCTATTTTTCTACTGACGATTTAAATCGTTTACTCGATATTCTTGACGCTTAA
- a CDS encoding DUF5683 domain-containing protein, with amino-acid sequence MRLWLLVVLFFTAYCVNAQQDTMIFKAKTNIVVQDDTVKQAAVLSQKIHQHSPHKATIYSAIIPGLGQAYNKKYWKIPVIYGLTGVLTYFAIDNNKEYVVYKDAYKWRLDDNSATVDKFEGIYSDEDLRILKNYYRRNRDLSFIGMGVVYLLNVVDAAVDAHLFYFDVSDDLSLKVQPGVQPMSHTAFAGLKLSLLIK; translated from the coding sequence ATGAGGCTGTGGCTATTGGTTGTTCTGTTTTTTACGGCTTACTGCGTAAATGCCCAACAGGACACCATGATTTTTAAGGCCAAAACAAATATTGTTGTTCAGGACGATACAGTTAAACAGGCTGCTGTTTTATCTCAAAAGATTCATCAACACTCTCCTCATAAAGCTACCATCTACTCTGCTATTATACCCGGATTGGGTCAGGCTTATAATAAAAAGTATTGGAAGATTCCTGTAATCTATGGACTTACAGGCGTGTTAACTTATTTTGCAATAGACAACAACAAAGAGTATGTGGTTTATAAAGATGCCTATAAATGGCGACTCGATGACAACAGTGCTACAGTAGATAAGTTTGAAGGCATTTACTCTGATGAGGACTTGCGGATTTTAAAAAATTATTATCGCAGAAACCGCGACCTGTCTTTTATCGGAATGGGTGTTGTTTATTTGTTAAATGTAGTTGATGCTGCAGTAGATGCACACTTGTTTTATTTTGATGTCAGTGATGATTTATCCTTAAAGGTGCAACCCGGAGTACAACCCATGAGTCATACTGCATTTGCCGGCCTAAAATTGAGTTTACTAATTAAATAA
- the nth gene encoding endonuclease III, with amino-acid sequence MLLKERYKIVISYFRKNMPVAETELVYKNPYQLLVAVILSAQCTDKRVNMVTPELFKAFPTAKKLSETEPEEVFEYIKSISYPNNKAKHLVGMARMLLEKFEGIVPSELEDLIQLPGVGRKTANVISSVVFNKATMAVDTHVFRVAARLGLTRNAKTPLATEKQLVKHIPEELIATAHHWLILHGRYVCTARNPKCSTCGLRDVCVFYKKHPV; translated from the coding sequence ATGTTGCTAAAAGAGCGATATAAAATTGTAATCAGCTATTTCAGGAAAAACATGCCTGTGGCAGAAACAGAATTGGTTTACAAAAATCCATATCAACTTTTAGTCGCAGTTATTCTTTCTGCTCAATGTACAGATAAGAGAGTAAACATGGTTACACCTGAATTATTCAAAGCCTTTCCAACTGCTAAAAAACTGTCAGAAACAGAACCGGAAGAAGTTTTTGAGTATATTAAATCCATAAGCTATCCAAATAACAAGGCAAAACATCTTGTCGGTATGGCACGAATGCTTTTAGAAAAGTTCGAAGGTATTGTTCCATCAGAACTTGAAGATCTCATTCAGTTGCCGGGTGTAGGAAGAAAAACTGCCAATGTAATTTCATCTGTTGTATTCAACAAAGCAACCATGGCTGTTGACACACACGTTTTTCGTGTGGCAGCAAGGTTAGGTCTTACACGCAATGCAAAAACACCCTTGGCTACAGAAAAGCAATTGGTAAAACATATTCCCGAAGAATTAATTGCCACTGCACATCACTGGCTTATTCTGCATGGACGTTATGTTTGTACAGCTCGAAACCCTAAATGCAGTACTTGCGGATTAAGAGATGTTTGTGTCTTTTATAAAAAACATCCGGTTTAA